From one Candidatus Rhodoluna planktonica genomic stretch:
- the lspA gene encoding signal peptidase II, with the protein MPKTLGRTRKQALATATEVSLPKQLGLRVLLSFFFLPAVVLIFLDQLFKNLALTYLVPGTSVEVFGEILRLTLAYNNAAAFSIGFGQTWIFTIISSIAALALIWLSRKIETRSWAIMAGILLAGIVGNLIDRLTREPGFPNGHVIDYLQIPFNFPIFNFADICIVSMAILGALRVIRGEDIGKAAKPK; encoded by the coding sequence GTGCCAAAAACACTTGGACGAACCCGCAAACAGGCTTTGGCTACAGCAACTGAAGTGAGTTTGCCTAAACAACTCGGCTTACGAGTGCTTCTTAGTTTTTTCTTCCTTCCGGCTGTTGTTCTAATTTTTTTGGATCAACTCTTCAAAAATCTGGCGCTTACCTATCTAGTTCCAGGCACCTCGGTCGAAGTTTTTGGGGAAATTCTTAGACTTACCCTGGCCTATAACAACGCTGCCGCTTTCAGCATTGGATTCGGTCAAACTTGGATTTTCACAATCATTTCGTCAATTGCAGCCCTGGCTCTGATTTGGCTGAGCAGGAAAATCGAGACTAGGTCCTGGGCGATCATGGCGGGCATCCTTTTAGCCGGCATCGTTGGCAATCTAATCGACCGACTCACTCGAGAACCGGGTTTCCCGAATGGGCACGTAATCGATTACTTGCAAATACCTTTCAACTTTCCGATTTTCAATTTTGCTGATATTTGCATCGTGTCTATGGCCATTCTCGGCGCTCTACGAGTAATTCGCGGTGAAGATATCGGGAAAGCTGCAAAGCCCAAGTGA
- a CDS encoding cell division protein SepF, with translation MAGIISQVSGWLGLSDDTEPAAPRAVSTATESRPAPRVVPMRPRRGVSDVSEIYTIEPKSYAEAPDVAANFRVGIPVIVNMGDMSEADSKRMLDFMLGLKEGLEGHMKRVTPKVFLLTPNHVAVNDEEEPAEDELLVRP, from the coding sequence ATGGCTGGAATTATTTCTCAAGTTTCAGGCTGGCTAGGGCTTTCTGATGACACTGAGCCGGCAGCTCCTCGTGCGGTTTCGACAGCAACCGAATCGAGACCTGCTCCACGAGTAGTACCGATGCGTCCGCGACGTGGTGTTAGTGACGTCAGCGAGATTTACACGATTGAGCCTAAAAGCTATGCCGAGGCGCCTGACGTTGCGGCAAATTTCCGGGTCGGCATTCCGGTAATCGTCAACATGGGAGACATGTCTGAAGCCGACTCAAAGCGCATGCTCGACTTCATGCTTGGCCTAAAAGAAGGCCTTGAAGGTCACATGAAACGGGTGACTCCAAAAGTCTTTCTGCTGACCCCAAATCACGTTGCGGTCAATGACGAAGAAGAACCAGCCGAGGACGAGCTTCTCGTTCGCCCATAA
- the ftsZ gene encoding cell division protein FtsZ: MGLNQNYLAVIKVVGVGGGGVNALNRMIEAGLRGVEFVAINTDAQALLMSEAHVKLDIGRELTRGLGAGADPEIGRRAAEDHADEIEAALKGADMVFVTAGEGGGTGTGAAPVVARIAKQLDALTVGVVTRPFGFEGKRRAAQAETGIEVLRGEVDTLIVVPNQRLLELVNKSVSVVEAFATADDVLRAGVQGITDLITTPGLINLDFADVKSVMKGAGSALMGIGTAKGEDRAVRAAEIAISSPLLEASIDGAHGVLLLVQGASDLGLHEIDEAARLVQEAVSPEANIIYGTTIDDTLGDEVRITVIAAGFDGGMPSVRKVERKAFASEPVSSTSWFATEPATGAVPVAAAAAPQGFDSFDQADDSTAAIDVIAEEPINDAGDKAKPQTADGTWGDDLDIPEFLR, encoded by the coding sequence GTGGGTCTTAACCAGAACTACCTAGCAGTAATCAAGGTTGTTGGTGTCGGCGGCGGTGGCGTCAACGCCCTAAATCGCATGATTGAAGCTGGCCTTCGCGGTGTCGAGTTCGTAGCCATAAATACCGACGCCCAGGCGCTATTGATGAGCGAGGCGCACGTCAAACTAGACATCGGCCGCGAATTGACTCGCGGTCTCGGCGCCGGAGCCGATCCAGAGATTGGTCGACGTGCTGCCGAAGACCACGCCGATGAAATTGAAGCCGCGCTAAAAGGTGCTGACATGGTTTTCGTGACCGCCGGCGAAGGTGGCGGCACCGGAACTGGAGCAGCACCGGTGGTTGCTCGAATTGCCAAACAACTTGATGCCTTGACCGTGGGTGTTGTAACCCGACCTTTTGGTTTCGAAGGAAAGCGCAGAGCAGCGCAGGCTGAAACTGGTATCGAGGTGCTTCGTGGTGAAGTTGACACGCTGATCGTGGTTCCGAACCAGCGACTTCTCGAACTTGTCAACAAATCAGTCTCTGTCGTAGAGGCGTTTGCAACTGCAGATGATGTGCTGAGAGCCGGTGTTCAAGGAATTACCGATTTGATTACCACTCCCGGTTTGATCAACCTTGATTTTGCCGACGTCAAGTCGGTCATGAAGGGTGCCGGCTCGGCATTGATGGGAATTGGTACCGCCAAGGGCGAAGATCGAGCCGTGCGGGCCGCTGAGATTGCTATCTCGTCACCGCTGCTCGAGGCCAGCATCGATGGCGCACACGGCGTTCTTCTGCTCGTCCAGGGCGCATCCGATCTGGGTCTTCACGAAATCGATGAAGCGGCTCGTTTGGTACAAGAGGCGGTCAGCCCAGAGGCCAACATCATCTACGGAACCACAATCGATGACACCTTGGGCGATGAGGTTCGAATTACCGTTATCGCAGCTGGCTTTGATGGCGGCATGCCTTCGGTGCGCAAAGTGGAACGTAAAGCTTTTGCTAGCGAACCGGTTAGCTCGACCAGCTGGTTCGCAACCGAGCCGGCTACCGGGGCAGTTCCAGTTGCAGCTGCTGCAGCACCGCAGGGTTTCGACAGTTTCGATCAAGCCGACGACTCAACTGCTGCCATAGATGTGATTGCAGAGGAACCCATCAACGACGCAGGCGACAAAGCGAAGCCACAGACTGCTGATGGAACTTGGGGAGACGACCTCGACATTCCCGAGTTTCTAAGGTAG
- a CDS encoding YggS family pyridoxal phosphate-dependent enzyme — MSTLKSRLDVVEQKISEAASNSGRSRDDITLVVVSKNNPAQMVLDLAEIGVSNFGENRDQEAKPKAAEVALAGKTVTWHFVGQLQSNKAKSALSYSSVLHSLDRPSLLDAVGKAVADRAEPLDVFIQLNLTDDQNRGGIQTQNVLGFAEQVLQTPNLRLLGLMGVAGLDVDPRVDFDRIRNSSEQLMRLAPDAKYISAGMSEDFEFAIASGATHVRIGTAITGKRPY; from the coding sequence ATGTCAACGCTGAAGAGTCGGCTCGACGTTGTCGAGCAAAAAATTAGTGAAGCCGCGAGCAATTCTGGTCGCTCGAGAGATGACATCACACTCGTAGTCGTTTCGAAAAACAATCCGGCGCAGATGGTGCTAGACCTTGCTGAAATTGGAGTTAGCAATTTTGGTGAAAATCGAGACCAGGAAGCCAAACCAAAAGCTGCCGAAGTTGCTCTGGCTGGTAAGACTGTTACTTGGCACTTTGTCGGGCAGTTGCAATCTAATAAAGCTAAATCTGCACTCAGTTACTCAAGCGTTTTGCATTCGCTTGACAGACCATCATTGCTCGATGCTGTGGGTAAAGCAGTTGCCGACCGTGCTGAACCGCTTGATGTCTTCATTCAACTGAACCTGACTGATGATCAAAATCGTGGCGGAATTCAAACTCAAAACGTTCTAGGTTTTGCAGAGCAGGTTCTGCAGACACCCAATCTGCGGCTGCTTGGGCTGATGGGTGTCGCCGGATTGGATGTTGATCCAAGAGTTGATTTTGATCGCATTAGGAATTCAAGCGAGCAACTAATGCGACTGGCACCCGATGCGAAATATATCTCGGCTGGGATGTCCGAAGATTTTGAGTTTGCTATCGCCTCGGGCGCGACACACGTCCGAATTGGCACCGCAATAACTGGAAAACGGCCCTATTAG
- a CDS encoding FtsW/RodA/SpoVE family cell cycle protein, translated as MSKRVGISAVPRSRTTAPIRATSSKPKASKIQFESLFATIRAIFDRVYRAQSNEFYTLLGFTLFLVAFGVLMVLSASSIDSLIANNNALSIGAKQFGYAIIGLIGMTILSAIPVRVWQHRSVVILLASLSVQFLVIFFGKEVNGNKNWISIFGFTFQPSEFLKLAVIIALSAMLAKNVDYFHISKTWTPPIVVSAAALGLVLAGRDLGTAIVMAIAFLGLMVLAGMPTNLALKVVGIASVAGILLMSQSSSRWGRILAWLNPSAPDPNGYNWQSEHGEWAIAAGRLFGVGLGESKMKWSWIPEVENDFIFAIIAEEFGLIGALVVIVMFVLLARALVRILNRTQDTYSRFIVAGVTVWLVFQALINIAVVLRLLPVLGVPLPLISAGGSSLISTLGAIGLVLSIERSNHLGFGAVRSASRNRKAR; from the coding sequence ATGAGCAAGAGAGTAGGAATTTCTGCGGTGCCGAGATCTAGAACCACGGCACCAATTCGGGCTACCTCAAGCAAACCTAAGGCTTCAAAAATTCAATTCGAGTCTTTATTTGCGACCATCCGGGCAATATTTGACCGGGTATACCGTGCTCAGTCAAACGAGTTTTACACGCTTTTAGGCTTCACCTTATTTTTGGTGGCCTTTGGTGTTCTGATGGTGCTTTCGGCATCTTCCATCGACTCGCTGATTGCCAACAATAATGCGTTATCAATCGGCGCCAAACAGTTTGGCTATGCAATCATCGGCCTAATTGGCATGACCATATTGTCCGCAATCCCGGTAAGAGTTTGGCAGCATCGCTCGGTTGTGATTCTGTTGGCTAGTTTGTCGGTGCAGTTTTTGGTTATCTTCTTTGGAAAAGAAGTAAACGGAAACAAAAACTGGATTTCCATTTTCGGTTTTACTTTCCAACCGTCTGAATTTTTGAAGTTGGCGGTCATCATTGCACTGTCTGCGATGCTGGCAAAAAATGTTGATTACTTCCATATCTCCAAAACCTGGACACCGCCAATTGTTGTTTCGGCGGCAGCGCTAGGACTAGTGCTTGCCGGTCGTGACTTGGGTACTGCAATAGTTATGGCAATCGCATTTCTTGGACTGATGGTGCTGGCTGGAATGCCAACCAATTTGGCACTGAAGGTAGTCGGTATTGCTTCAGTGGCAGGAATTTTGCTGATGTCGCAATCATCAAGCCGTTGGGGTCGTATTTTGGCTTGGCTGAATCCTTCTGCACCCGACCCAAATGGCTATAACTGGCAATCTGAACATGGCGAATGGGCAATTGCTGCCGGTCGACTTTTTGGCGTAGGCCTTGGTGAGTCGAAGATGAAATGGAGTTGGATTCCGGAAGTAGAAAACGACTTCATTTTTGCCATCATCGCCGAAGAGTTTGGGCTGATTGGAGCCCTCGTTGTGATTGTCATGTTTGTGTTGCTGGCTCGAGCGCTAGTGCGAATTTTGAATCGCACCCAAGACACCTACTCAAGGTTTATTGTCGCCGGAGTTACCGTCTGGCTGGTTTTCCAAGCCTTGATTAACATCGCTGTTGTTTTGCGGTTGTTACCAGTTTTGGGTGTTCCTCTTCCTCTGATTTCCGCCGGTGGTTCATCGTTGATTTCGACACTTGGTGCCATTGGCTTGGTGCTCTCGATCGAGCGTTCTAATCATTTGGGTTTTGGGGCAGTCAGGTCTGCCTCTAGAAACAGAAAGGCCCGCTAG
- a CDS encoding FtsQ-type POTRA domain-containing protein: MVRIGRRISAKSVTAKPTRAATARKSSGKAAKELTKRQLLRLGKTGRRVGAQNLSAQARRFTAYSRRRRTVLTISIGSTLALLGLVLATIFTPLLAVEKITVTGLNRLKEATIQKALQPLQGVPLTLISENSISDALSKFSLIESFSIVAVPPHEVIVKVVERTPIAIVRQNGVDYLYDPAGIRLGKAGDAKLPRIELNNDPKSSAEFRAAIDVILALPADLLGRVASINAKSKDDVTLELRGAAGQKIIWGDGSNSVLKSKVLAALIKNHKKSDSVTFDVSSPNAPVVRY; the protein is encoded by the coding sequence GTGGTGCGAATTGGCAGAAGAATCTCAGCCAAGTCTGTAACTGCCAAACCCACGCGCGCCGCGACAGCCCGGAAATCTTCGGGCAAAGCTGCAAAAGAGTTGACCAAACGCCAACTTTTGAGGCTGGGCAAAACCGGACGTCGGGTTGGAGCCCAGAATCTATCTGCGCAGGCCAGAAGATTCACCGCCTACAGTCGCCGACGTCGAACTGTTTTGACGATATCAATTGGTTCGACGCTCGCCCTGCTCGGGCTTGTGCTTGCCACTATCTTCACTCCGCTTTTGGCGGTAGAAAAAATCACGGTCACTGGTTTGAATCGACTCAAAGAGGCGACAATTCAAAAAGCCTTGCAGCCGCTTCAGGGTGTTCCGTTGACTTTGATCAGTGAGAACAGCATTTCCGATGCGCTGAGCAAGTTTTCGCTAATCGAGAGTTTTTCTATTGTCGCTGTTCCGCCGCATGAGGTTATCGTCAAGGTTGTCGAAAGAACTCCGATTGCAATTGTTCGTCAAAACGGGGTCGACTATCTTTATGATCCCGCTGGCATTCGATTGGGCAAGGCGGGCGATGCTAAATTACCGAGAATCGAACTCAATAATGATCCAAAGAGTTCCGCAGAATTCCGAGCTGCAATAGATGTGATTCTCGCTCTGCCCGCTGATTTACTGGGCAGGGTAGCCTCGATAAACGCCAAATCTAAGGATGATGTCACGTTAGAACTGCGCGGTGCGGCGGGACAAAAAATTATCTGGGGAGACGGTTCAAATTCGGTTTTGAAATCGAAGGTTTTGGCTGCGCTAATCAAAAATCACAAAAAATCTGACTCGGTCACCTTTGATGTTTCTTCACCAAATGCGCCTGTGGTGCGCTACTAA
- a CDS encoding DivIVA domain-containing protein, with protein MPLTPEDVVNKRFQPTKFREGYDQDEVDDFLDEIVVELRRLNQENEDLRQRLLASESRIAELQRSGAGLADQLNNPTAESALAPQIVPSPFPEPVSDPASLDTNNTNNLLQLARKLHEEHVREGLAKRDELIAEGHATAARLVREAEAQQRADLSRFEQEKALIEHRIQELRSFEREYRLKLKAYIESQLADLEESEVAPAAAPALPSFPFEQRPAQAPAAAPFFENNQVNSAEDESAKNTWTNPQTGFGYSN; from the coding sequence ATGCCGCTTACTCCCGAAGACGTTGTCAATAAAAGATTTCAACCAACCAAATTTCGCGAAGGTTATGACCAAGATGAAGTTGACGATTTCCTAGACGAGATCGTCGTCGAACTGCGTAGGCTAAACCAAGAAAACGAAGATCTCCGCCAACGGCTGTTGGCATCAGAATCGAGAATTGCTGAACTGCAGCGCTCTGGCGCTGGTTTGGCCGATCAGCTCAACAACCCAACTGCTGAGTCTGCGCTGGCGCCGCAAATTGTGCCAAGCCCATTCCCAGAGCCGGTTTCTGACCCAGCCTCGCTCGACACCAATAACACCAACAATCTTTTGCAATTGGCAAGAAAACTGCATGAAGAGCACGTTCGTGAAGGTCTTGCCAAACGCGACGAACTAATTGCTGAAGGACATGCAACTGCAGCACGTCTAGTTCGTGAAGCAGAAGCCCAGCAGCGGGCCGACCTCAGCCGTTTTGAGCAAGAGAAGGCCTTGATTGAACACCGTATTCAAGAACTCAGAAGCTTTGAGCGCGAGTACCGTCTAAAACTGAAGGCCTACATCGAAAGCCAGTTAGCAGATCTTGAAGAGTCAGAGGTCGCCCCAGCAGCGGCACCTGCTTTACCGTCTTTCCCTTTTGAGCAGCGGCCAGCTCAGGCACCTGCTGCGGCGCCATTTTTTGAAAACAATCAAGTAAATTCTGCAGAAGACGAGAGTGCCAAAAACACTTGGACGAACCCGCAAACAGGCTTTGGCTACAGCAACTGA
- the murG gene encoding undecaprenyldiphospho-muramoylpentapeptide beta-N-acetylglucosaminyltransferase, with translation MASYLLAGGGTAGHVNPLLALADKIAAADASAKIVALGTEEGLESRLVPERGYELFTIERLPFPRKLGGYALTFPFKMIRAVFQVRRFIRSQKIDVVVGFGGYASAPAYLAAKLCGTPVIVHEANALPGWANKLGSKFAAAVGVTFDNTSLPKSTKTGMPLRSEIEVLDIESAREMARVSFGLDPATTTILVTGGSLGAKAINETVEASRSLFDAAGIQVLHITGGASELPELKSGSYLRLKYCDRMDQALAAADLVISRAGASTVSEITALGLPALYIPYPVGNGEQKFNAKGAIDAGAALLVNDADFNLDYVAREVIPLVSSRRRLAQMGEMSKSIGIRNGASRLLALVEGVLRSKNR, from the coding sequence GTGGCTTCGTATCTGTTGGCCGGAGGCGGAACTGCCGGTCATGTTAACCCGCTGCTAGCTTTGGCCGACAAGATTGCGGCCGCCGATGCCTCGGCAAAGATTGTCGCCCTCGGCACCGAAGAAGGCTTGGAGTCAAGACTCGTTCCAGAACGCGGTTATGAACTTTTTACTATTGAGCGACTTCCTTTTCCAAGGAAACTGGGCGGTTACGCCCTTACTTTTCCTTTCAAAATGATTAGGGCAGTTTTCCAGGTACGGCGTTTTATTCGTTCGCAAAAAATCGACGTAGTGGTTGGTTTTGGCGGTTATGCAAGTGCTCCTGCCTACTTAGCGGCCAAACTTTGCGGTACGCCTGTGATTGTCCATGAAGCAAACGCTCTGCCCGGGTGGGCAAATAAATTGGGTTCCAAATTTGCTGCTGCCGTCGGCGTGACCTTTGATAACACGTCGCTTCCAAAGAGCACCAAAACCGGGATGCCACTGCGAAGTGAAATAGAAGTTCTCGACATTGAATCAGCTCGCGAAATGGCCAGAGTTTCATTCGGTCTTGATCCAGCCACGACCACTATTTTGGTCACCGGTGGTTCCCTTGGAGCCAAAGCCATTAACGAAACTGTTGAAGCTTCTAGAAGCCTCTTTGATGCGGCGGGAATACAGGTGTTGCACATCACCGGTGGCGCATCCGAGTTGCCAGAGCTTAAATCGGGCAGCTACCTTCGCTTGAAATACTGCGATCGCATGGATCAGGCTCTGGCTGCGGCTGATTTGGTTATATCCCGAGCTGGAGCATCGACTGTTTCCGAGATAACGGCGTTGGGTTTGCCGGCGCTTTACATTCCATACCCGGTTGGAAACGGGGAGCAAAAGTTCAACGCCAAGGGTGCGATTGATGCTGGCGCTGCGCTTTTGGTAAACGACGCCGATTTCAATCTGGATTATGTCGCTCGAGAGGTGATCCCGCTGGTTTCAAGTCGCCGACGGCTAGCTCAAATGGGGGAGATGTCCAAATCAATTGGCATTAGAAACGGTGCCTCGCGGCTATTGGCACTGGTCGAAGGTGTGTTGCGCTCGAAAAACCGCTGA
- a CDS encoding RluA family pseudouridine synthase, protein MNEAKSFPVPDSFDGVRADAAISKILGVSRAVAADLCSEGLVKQDGKVIDKSAKFRAGALLEIAAFENKDPLQVLPTLVSDLAIVFQDDDLVVIDKPAGVAAHPSVGWDGPTVPGALLALGIPVSTSGAAERQGIVQRLDVGTSGLMMVAKSELAYSRLKQAFRDRIVEKTYHAVVQGHLDPLAGTFDAPIGRHPKADFKFAVMNEGKHAVTHYQTLEMFPAATMVEVDLETGRTHQIRVHFSAFRHPLVGDTMYGADPKLADKLGLVRQWLHAVKLSFDHPISGERLTLHSNYPPDLEHALEVLRAH, encoded by the coding sequence GTGAACGAAGCTAAAAGCTTTCCGGTTCCAGACAGTTTTGACGGCGTCAGGGCTGACGCTGCAATCTCAAAAATCCTAGGAGTCTCGCGAGCGGTTGCCGCAGACTTGTGCTCCGAAGGTTTGGTCAAACAAGACGGCAAGGTCATCGACAAGAGCGCTAAATTTCGCGCGGGAGCGCTGCTGGAAATCGCCGCATTTGAGAATAAAGATCCGTTGCAGGTTTTGCCAACGCTGGTCAGTGACCTAGCAATCGTTTTTCAAGACGATGATTTAGTCGTAATTGACAAGCCTGCGGGAGTTGCCGCGCACCCTTCAGTTGGCTGGGATGGTCCAACCGTTCCGGGTGCATTGCTGGCGCTAGGCATTCCGGTCAGTACCTCTGGCGCCGCTGAGCGTCAGGGCATTGTTCAAAGATTAGATGTGGGCACAAGTGGCCTAATGATGGTGGCTAAGTCAGAACTTGCCTACTCTCGCTTGAAACAGGCTTTTCGAGACCGAATCGTAGAAAAAACCTATCACGCGGTTGTTCAGGGCCACCTTGACCCGCTAGCGGGCACATTTGACGCACCAATTGGTCGTCACCCCAAGGCGGATTTCAAATTTGCTGTGATGAATGAGGGTAAACACGCGGTAACTCACTACCAAACCCTTGAGATGTTTCCGGCAGCAACCATGGTTGAGGTGGACTTAGAGACCGGAAGAACACATCAGATCAGGGTTCATTTTTCCGCTTTTCGCCACCCGCTAGTGGGCGACACAATGTACGGTGCCGACCCAAAGCTGGCAGACAAATTAGGCTTAGTGCGTCAGTGGTTGCACGCGGTCAAACTTTCATTCGATCATCCAATTTCTGGGGAGCGTTTGACCCTGCACAGCAACTATCCACCTGATCTTGAGCATGCACTCGAGGTCCTCAGAGCGCACTAG
- a CDS encoding YggT family protein, giving the protein MTGILGLIWWALEIYFFAMVARLFIDLVLSVNPSWRPRGIVVALVELVMTVTDPPLKFARRFIKPIRFGVMQLDFGWTLVVIAIFVLQSLISGIS; this is encoded by the coding sequence ATGACTGGAATCCTTGGCCTCATTTGGTGGGCTCTTGAAATTTACTTCTTTGCCATGGTGGCGAGACTATTCATCGACCTAGTTCTCAGCGTGAACCCTTCCTGGCGTCCGCGGGGCATTGTGGTTGCATTGGTTGAGCTCGTTATGACCGTGACCGACCCACCGCTAAAGTTTGCTCGTAGATTCATCAAGCCAATTCGCTTCGGTGTTATGCAACTCGACTTTGGTTGGACCCTGGTGGTAATTGCTATCTTCGTTTTGCAGTCGCTGATCTCAGGCATTAGTTAA